Below is a window of Brachyspira hampsonii DNA.
TATTAAATACTGCTTTTAACAACATTATTTATGAACAACCAGTCAAACTTATATTAAGTTTAAGTATTTTTCCATTGATTTTGCTAGTATTGTTTATATTCATATATTTAATAAATAAAAATAAAATTTATATATCATACAAGATAAAAATATTTATATATAATTCACTTATATATTTATTTTCATTTTCTTCTATAGTATTTTTATCACTTTTACTTCCTGAAAAACTTCATTCTATTATTTACGCTTATTTGTTTTCATATGGCGGCGGTTCAACAATAATGTTTATGGGTATAAATAATTATTATTTAATAATAGCATTAATATCTATTGTAGTTTTATCATTTATATTTATAAGATATTTTAATATTTTTTATAAATATATAATAAAATTAATATTTTTAGTTAAAAATGTAAACATTTTTAAAATCATCTTATCAATATTATTGATATTTATTTCATTATTCTTAGATCAATTTATTAGAAATGATGAAAAAGATATTATATTATCAAATACAATGTATATTATATCATTTTTCATTTTTTATAAAAGTATTTTAGATTCATTAAAATGTAAAAAATTATTATTAATATTACTTATATTTATATTATCTATATATTCTGTAATAAATATAAATAGATTTAATGAATATAATTCTAAATTAGTTCAAAATCAATTTGTGGATAAAAGTGCATATATATACACTCAAGGTGAATGGGAATGGAAACTTGCATTTTATGGATTTAATGCTTACCGAATATCAGATATAATGAATATGGCTTATAAAACAGAGGAGATTTGGGAGAGTGTATCTTATTGGTCTAGGAATGTGCAGATGCTAAAAAGATTAATTAAGCAGGTAGAAATAAAAAACAATTCATTATCATATACTTCTATTGCAAATACAAATTCGATTATAAGTCACAATTCTGATGTTATTTCAAGTATAGATAATAATATAAAGGGAGGAATTCTTATACCTCTTACTGATATTTCTAATAATGTATATTTAAGAGCTGATTATGATTTTTATTATATATCAGATAAAGAATATAATAAAGAGGATACAAGAATGACATATTTAGACTATGATTTTTCTGTCAATGGAAATAAATATTTTGTATATAAGCTTAGTATGTCAACTTGGCAGGAATTAAATTTTGGATATAATGGAGATTTTACATTTATAAAAGATGAAGATTTTACTAATGCTTTTATATTAATAAACGATAAGTTGGCAAAAAAATTATAATAAATATTCATCAATGAGGTTAATGAAATTTCATGAATTATCAATTTACTAAAGAAGAATTATTAAAAATGAAAAATCAAATATCAAGATATAATAAGTATAAAAAATTTATATTGAAAAGTAATTTTTTAAAAGGATTAAATAAATGGAAAGACAAGTACCTGAATATGAATATAAAGAATATTTTAGTAAGAGAAATGAATATTGTTTATTGATACCTACTTGGAATGAAGGTGAAAGAATAAAAATAGAACTTAATCGTTTAAAAAATAAAGACATACCCAAACAAATAGATATATTCATATTAGATGCAGGAAGTACTGACGGATCTATAAATGATAATTTTCTTAAAGAAATAGGAGTTAGGGCAGTACTTACTATAAGAATGAAAGGTCAAGCTAATGCATATAAGGCAGGATTTTCTAAAGTATCCAATGAAAAATATAAAGGAATAGTTACTGTAGACGGAAACAATAAAAATAATGTAGAGCAAACTATGGAATTTGTAGAGCTATTAGAAAAAGGATATGACTTTGTACAAGGATCAAGATTTATGAAAGGAGGGCATCATGAAAATACCCCGATATTAAGATTGCTAGGAATGAAATTATTCTCAAACCCATTAATTTCTATGTCTTCCGGATTTAAATATACAGAAATTATGTCTTCATTTAGAGGCTATAAAATGGATATAATAGATGATGAAAAAATAAATGTGTTTAGAGATATATTTCAAACTTGGGATCTTCTACTTTATTTATCTAATAGAATACCGCAATTGGGATATAAAGTAATAGAAATACCTCAAATTAGAGTTTATCCAAAAAAAGGAAAAACACCAACTAAAATCAATGTAATTGGAAATATAAGAATTATAATTCAATTAATAAAAATAGCATTAGGGATTTATAACTATAAATAAAAAAGGAGAAAATCATTGTGAATAAAGATGATAAAATATATATAGCTGGTCATAGAGGATTGGCTGGTTCTTCTATTGTTAGAAAATTAAAAGAAAATGGATTTAATAATTTAGTATTAAGAACATCATCTGAAATAAATTTATGTAATTATAATGATACATTAGAATTATTTGAAACAGAAAAACCAAATTATGTATTTATGTGTGCAGGTACAGTCGGAGGTATAATGGCCAATAAAAAATACCCTGTTGAATTCACTCAAAATAACATATTAATGACTATAAACATTTTGTCATTATCTCATAAATATAATGTAAAAAAACTATTGTATTTAGGAAGTTCATGTATATATCCAAAAGAATGTAAACAACCAATAGAGGAAGAGTATTTAATGTCAGGCAGATTAGAAGATACTAATGAAGGATATGCTTTAGCAAAAGTTACAGGCGTTTATTTAACCTCATATTATCGTAGAGAATATGGAGTTAATTTTATATCTTGTATACCATCAAACTTATATGGTATAAATGATAATTATGATGATAATAATTCCCATGTAGTTTCTTCCTTAATTAAAAGATTTCATGAAGCTAAAATAAAAAATATTAATGAAGTTACTGTATGGGGTGATGGAACACCTTTAAGAGAATTTACATATACTGATGATTTTGCTGATGCATGTATATTTTTGATGAATAATTATGATGGTGAAAGACATGTACATGTTGGTTCTAATTATGAATATACTATATCTGAATTAGCAAAAATTGTTGCAAAAGTTGTAGATTACAAAGGGAATATAAAATTTGATACTTCATATCCAAATGGTATGAAAAGAAAGGTATTAAATAGTAATTTTATTTTAAGTATGGGTTGGAAACCAAAAACATCTTTTGAAGATGGATTAAGATTGACATATAAAGATTATATTGATAATTTAAATAAAAATAATATAAGAAAGAATAATATAAGGAATGATTTAATATGAAAATGAAATATGAATTGGCAACTTTAAGTTGGGATGAAAAAGAAAAAGAAGCAATAAAAAGGGTTATGGATTCAGATATTTACACAATGGGAGAAAATGTATATAAATTTGAAGAAATGTTTGCTCAGTATGTAGGAAGCAAATATGCAGTTATGGTTAATTCTGGCTCATCAGCTAATTTATTGATGATAGCCTCTTTATTTTATTCTAAAACATTTAACATAAAAAAAGGAGATGAGGTTATTGTTCCTGCTGTATCTTGGTCAACTACATACATGCCATTACAACAATATGGTCTGAAACTTAAATTTATAGATATAGATATAAATACATTAAATTTTGATTTGGAAAAACTAAAAAGAGCAATAACAGATAAAACTAAAATAGTGTTTGCTGTTAATTTACTTGGGAACCCTAATGATTATGATAAAATAAAAGAGTTTATTGGGGATAAAAATATTATTCTCTTAGAAGATAATTGCGAATCTTTAGGTGCAATATATAAAGGTAAACAGTTAGGTACTATAGGGCTTATGGGGACATACTCTACTTTTTTTTCACATCATATGGCTACTATGGAAGGAGGATTAGTAGTAACATATGATGAAGAATTATACCATATATTACTTTCTTTAAGAGCCCATGGTTGGACTAGGCAATTACCAAAAAATAATAAATTGTGCGTAAAATCAGATAACCCATTTGAAGAAAGTTTTAGATTTATTTTACCAGGATATAATGTCAGACCTTTGGAAATGAGTGGAGCTCTAGGAATAGAACAATTAAAAAAACTATCTAAATTTATAGAAGAGCGTAGAAAAAATGCAACTTATTTCGTAGATAAATTTAAAGATGACAATAGATTCATCATACAAAAAGAAATAGAACAATCTAGTTGGTTTGGATTTTCTTTTATAATAAAAGAAAATGTTAAAATTTCAAGAAAAGATATCATAAATAAGTTTTTGTTAAATGATATAGAAGTACGTCCAATAGTTAGCGGTAATTTCTTAAAAAATGAAGTTATTAAATACTTTGATTATGAAATATTTGAAGATGTAAATAATGCTGAATTACTAGATAAAAATGGATTTTTTGTGGGCAATCATCACTTTGATATAAGAGACAAAATAGATTATTTGGAAAACATATTGGGAGAATTATAAATATGAAAAAAGCACTTATTACAGGAATTACAGGACAAGATGGTTCTTATTTAGCAGAACTTTTATTAGAAAAAGGATATGAAGTACATGGTATCATAAGAAGAAGTTCATCACTTAATACTGAAAGAATAGATCATTTGTATAAAGATCCGCATATTAATGATGTAAAAATGTTTCTTCATTATGGAGATTTATCAGACAGCTCTAATTTATCAAGAGTGTTAGAAAAAGTTCAGCCTGATGAAATATATAATTTAGCAGCACAAAGTCATGTAAGGGTAAGTTTTGATATGCCGGAATATACTGCTGATGTTGTAGGTCTTGGCACTATAAGAATACTTGATGCTATAAAAGATACTCGAATAAAAACTAAATTCTATCAGGCATCAACAAGCGAACTATATGGGAAAGTTGTTGAAACTCCTCAAACAGAAAAAACACCTTTCTATCCTAGAAGTCCGTATGCATGTGCTAAATTATATTCATATTGGATAACTGTAAATTATAGAGAAAGCTATGATATGTACGCTTGTAATGGGATATTATTTAATCATGAAAGCCCTAGAAGAGGGGAGACTTTTGTTACTAAAAAGATTACTCATGCTATAGCTAGAATACTTAATAAAGAACAGGATAAATTATATTTAGGAAACTTGGATTCTAAAAGAGACTGGGGATATGCTAAGGATTATGTTGAAGCTATGTGGCTTATGCTTCAGCAAGAAAAGGCTGATGATTATGTTATAGCTACAGGTGAAACTCATTCAGTAAGAGAATTTTTAGATGAAGCTTTCGGACTTGTTGGACTAGATTGGAAAAAATATGTAGAGATAGATCCTAGATATTACAGACCTGCTGAGGTTGATCTTTTACTTGGAGATCCTACAAAGGCAAAAGAAAAATTAGGATGGAAACCAAAAACTACTTTCAAAGAATTAGTAAAAATAATGCTTGAATATGATTTAAATAAGGTTAATTTAAGTTTAAATGATTTTAATTAAAAATCCATAATAAATTATGCAGTATAGATTTATTAATATACATTTTATTTAAGTATTACTATAGAATATTTTAAAACATTAAAAATTACTATATTTACTAACGATATTTTTATTAATATTATATGATTTATATAATAAATTAACATCAGAAAATAGAAGATTTATATACAATTTTGCAAAATAATAATAATATTATTAATAAATAAAGCCTAACTATTATTTAATAGCTAGGCTTTATTTATTAATTTTAATTTAATTATTCGCTTAAAATTTTTCTTAAAACTTCATTAACAAGTTTAGGGTTGCCCTGTCCTTTAGTAGCTTTCATAGTCTGACCTACTAAGAATCCGAATGATTTTTCTTTACCTGCCTTGAAGTCAGCAACTGATTTAGGATTTTCTTCTAAAACTTTTCTAATTATTGTTTCAAGCTCTCCTGTATCGCTAACTTGTTTTATACCTTTTTTATCTACTATAGAAGAAGGAGCCTCACCTGTTTCACACATATCTTCAAAAATCTCTTTAGCTATTTTACCGCTTATAACACCATCATCTATAAGTTTGAAGATTTCAGCAATATGCTCTGGCTTTGGTTTAAAATCTTTTATAGTAAGAAGTTTTTTGTTTAAGTATGCATTAACTTCAACCATTATCCAGTTGCTTATTTTTTTAGGCTGTTTAGGATAAGCCTTAACTGCTGCCTCATAATAATCAGCTAAAGCAGCATCTTCTGTAAGCACTACTATATCCTGATCTGGTAAATCATAATCTTTTTTAAGTCTTTCGCGTTTTTGCTGAGGAAGTTCCGGAAGCTCTTTTTTAGCATTCTCAATCTCTTCATCTTGAAGCACTAAAAGAGGTATATCAGGGTCTGGGAAATATCTGTAATCTGCAGCACCTTCTTTTGAACGCATACCTTTAGTAGTGTTCTCTTTAGCATCATAAAGTCTTGTTTCCTGTAAGATTTTCTCTCCATTGTTTAGAGCTTTTATTTGTCTTTTGATCTCATAGTCAATAGCAAGCCTTACATTTCTAAAACTGTTCATATTTTTTACTTCAGTTTTAACCCCAAGCTCTGTGCTTCCTTTAGGACGGATTGAAACATTCGCATCGCATCTCAAAGAACCTTCTTCCATATTACAGTCAGAAACATCAATGTATTTGAATATCTTTTTTAGCTCTGTTAAATATTGATAAGCCTCTTCTCCTGTAGAAATATCAGGTTCGCTTACACATTCTATCAAACAGCATCCTGCACGGTTTAAATCTACATAGCTTAAAGGTCTTCCTGTATCATCATGAACAAGTTTACCTGCATCTTCTTCCATGTGTATTCTGTTTATTCTTACGCTTTTATTATAGGAAGAGCCATCATCATTAAGAACTGTAATATCAAGATGACCTTCTGTACAAATAGGTTCGTCCATTTGAGTAATCTGATAGTAGGAAGGTAAATCCGGATAGAAATAATGTTTTCTAGCGAATCTGCTTTTCTTTTGAATAGTGCAGTTAGTAGCAAGTCCTGCTTTGATAGTTTTATGCACCATTTCTTTATTAACTATAGGCAAAGTACCAGGGTGAGCCTGACATCTTGGACAAGTAAGAGTGTTTGCAGGAGCACCGAAAGTGTTTGGGCATGAACAGAATGCTTTAGTTTTAGTATTAAGCTGAACATGCACTTCTAATCCTATGACTGCTTCATATTCCATATTAATTAATCCTAATTATAAAGTAATTTTAAAAAATATTATGTTTATTTTATATGAATTTGTATTTTTTTTCAAGTACAGCAAAAATTAAAAAATCATTTACCCAAAAACTCATCGCTTCTAAAATGCTCATGTACTAAAAGATTATGATTTATAATTATATCAAATAAACATTTTAGTATACTTTGAAAATGCAAGTCTATAAAATCAATAGCATCTTTTTTGTGCTTTATAAAATTTTCTATTCCCTTATTCTCATTTATTCTATGAGTTAAAGTATTTCTAATCTGACTAACCGCTATGTAATTAGCAGGCATTTTTTTATTTATCTGATATGATCTATAATGATAGCATAAAGTATATTCTTTTTCTAAATAATTTACTTTTTCTAAAAACTCATCTTCACGATTTTCCAATTTATCTCCTTCATTTAAACAATCCTCAGCCGATTCTACAAAATCAAATAATTCTCTTATAAGAATATCTTTTCTTAATATACTCATAATCCTGTATAATTCTATTAATACTTCTTTATTTAATATTTCAATATCATAATTTAATAATTCAGTTTCTGCTCTTTTATTTATTAAGTCTATTAAAATATTTTTATATACAGAAAAATCTTCCTCTTCAAATATTTTATTTAACTCATTTATATTATCAGTATTCAAATTATGAATTGAGTTAATCATATATTTAGGAAACTCAAAATTATACTGTTCAAATTTTTCTTTATCAGCTAATATTACTTTATTATAAATTTCTGATTTTTTAATATCCGATATTATATCAGCACAAACATTATAGTCTTCTATTTCATCATAAGCAAATTTATGTGTTCCAATATATTGAAAATAACTATCCTCTTTCTGACTATAATATAAATGTCTAAGCAGAAATTTAGAATATCCTAATGGAGCATGCCCTTTTTTCTCCATATCTTTAACCTCTTTTATTATATTAAAGATAATATTTAGAGCCACTAGTTTATAATCATAATAGTTAATTCTATCTATTGCAGCTCTAAAATATTCACAGGCTGATTTATAATTACTTTCATTATTTTCATCTATTTTATATATTGCCTTTCCAAATAATATTTTATAATAAAAATCGAGCTGAAAATATGATTCTTCGCTGAATTTTTCTAATAATTTGTATGCATCATTATACCTTTCGGCTTTCATATAAAGAGAGGATAAATCTAATATGTTATTTTTTTGTGTGTATAAGTCATCACTGCTATTTATAATTTCTTCATAGCTTTTTATTTTATCATCTATATTTTCATCAAATATTTGATGATATAAATTACGGTATGATTCCAAATTTGATTCTTCAGATAAATAATTTTCATATTTCCAAAAATACATAATAGTAATTTTATATTCACCATAAATACTTATGAGATAATTATAATAATCTCCATAAGGCTCCATAGCTTTTATTAAAAAATTACAATATTCTTTTATTTTATCATAGTATTCATTTTTATCTTCCCTATATAAATGAGATATTACAGGAGTAACTAATCTTATTATTTCCATATCATCATTGTTGTGATATTTTATTTGAGTGTCTATTATATCAATTGCTTTATCTATATAAATACCTAAATAATTAAAGCTGAGTAAAAAATATTTGTTGTCAGGATACTTTTTTAATGCCTCATCTGCTATTGCTATAATATATTTTACATCATTAAGTCTATTCAAACAATAAAGTATCAACTCATATATATTAACATCTATTTGTTCCTTTTTTTCATCTTTGCATTTTTCTAAATCAAAAAGATATACTAATAATGAAGTAAAATAGTCATTAATATTTGCCTCATAATCTCTTGGAAAGTAATACTCTAAAATTTTAAATACCTGATTAATTATCTGAAGAAAATTTCCAAGAGATAATTTATTATTTATATATTCATCTTTAAGAATTTTAAATCCTTCTTTCCAATCATTAAATCTTTTTTTATCATTAAATCTTCTATTTTCATAATCATAATTGATATAAAATAAATTCAAATGCTCAAATAATATTTTTTCATCAAATTCATAATATAATTCTTTTTTATTCATATAGTTAGTCTCCTATTATTGTTATACTCACCTTCGCTATTATAAGCCAGCAACTAAAGTTGCTGGCTGCTTCGGCTCGCTTGTTATTGTTATACTCTCTCATTATTGCTAATAAAAATTGTTCGCCTTTATGCTCTGGCAAGTAAACTTACCAAACACTCACAATTTTTATATTTTGATTCTATTGCTAATAAAAATAGTCCGCATTCAGTGTACGATATAAAATACATACAATACCCTAACTTCAAATATTTATAATTAAAAAGTAAAATTAATTTTATGTTGCAAAGAATAATATAATAGATATACTTAAAAGATTTAAGTACCTAATGAGATAAAAAGCCTTAGTAAATTGACTTTTAATATGATTAATGTTCATCATAGAAACACCTCCGATTTTTAACTCGTATAAAATTCTGAAGTGTCCATATAACTTTTATATTATAAAATATTTAATATTAAAAATCAATAATATTTTTAGTACCAATAATTATTTTTTATTTTATATATTTAATAAAAAATAATTAATAACTTCTTATATTTAATAGTAAATTACACAAAAAATCTTGACTTAATCGTTTATTTATGTTAGCATAGTAGGTGAATTTTATATGTTCGCGTATAGGATATTATTTTAATTTAGGAGTATATTTATGGCTGTAAAAGTAGCAATAAATGGTTTCGGACGCATTGGCCGTCTAGTTTTTCAGGCATTAGTAGAACGCGGTTTATTAGGTAAAGAAATGGAAGTAGTAGGTGTTGTAGATGTAAGCACTGATGCTGAATACTTTGCTTATCAATTAAAATATGACTCTGTTCATGGTAAAATGAAAGCAGATATAGGACATGAGGGAGAAGATGTATTAGTAGTTAATGGCAACAAAATAAAATGTATTAAAGCAGCTCCATTAAATCAATTAGAACAGCTTCCTTGGAAAGATTTGGGTGTTGAATATGTAATTGAATCTACAGGACTTTACACTGAAAAAGAAAAAGCAGAAGGACATATCAAAGCTGGTGCTAAAAAAGTTATTATCTCTGCTCCTGGTAAAGGCGATTTAAGAACTTTTGTTTATGGTGTAAACCATGAAGAATATGATCCTGCTAATCATCATGTAGTATCTAATGCTTCTTGTACTACTAACTGTTTAGCTCCATTAGTACATGTACTTATAAAAGAAGGTATCGGTATAGAAACAGGTCTTATGACTACTATTC
It encodes the following:
- the gmd gene encoding GDP-mannose 4,6-dehydratase, with the protein product MKKALITGITGQDGSYLAELLLEKGYEVHGIIRRSSSLNTERIDHLYKDPHINDVKMFLHYGDLSDSSNLSRVLEKVQPDEIYNLAAQSHVRVSFDMPEYTADVVGLGTIRILDAIKDTRIKTKFYQASTSELYGKVVETPQTEKTPFYPRSPYACAKLYSYWITVNYRESYDMYACNGILFNHESPRRGETFVTKKITHAIARILNKEQDKLYLGNLDSKRDWGYAKDYVEAMWLMLQQEKADDYVIATGETHSVREFLDEAFGLVGLDWKKYVEIDPRYYRPAEVDLLLGDPTKAKEKLGWKPKTTFKELVKIMLEYDLNKVNLSLNDFN
- a CDS encoding DegT/DnrJ/EryC1/StrS family aminotransferase, producing the protein MKMKYELATLSWDEKEKEAIKRVMDSDIYTMGENVYKFEEMFAQYVGSKYAVMVNSGSSANLLMIASLFYSKTFNIKKGDEVIVPAVSWSTTYMPLQQYGLKLKFIDIDINTLNFDLEKLKRAITDKTKIVFAVNLLGNPNDYDKIKEFIGDKNIILLEDNCESLGAIYKGKQLGTIGLMGTYSTFFSHHMATMEGGLVVTYDEELYHILLSLRAHGWTRQLPKNNKLCVKSDNPFEESFRFILPGYNVRPLEMSGALGIEQLKKLSKFIEERRKNATYFVDKFKDDNRFIIQKEIEQSSWFGFSFIIKENVKISRKDIINKFLLNDIEVRPIVSGNFLKNEVIKYFDYEIFEDVNNAELLDKNGFFVGNHHFDIRDKIDYLENILGEL
- the gap gene encoding type I glyceraldehyde-3-phosphate dehydrogenase, which produces MAVKVAINGFGRIGRLVFQALVERGLLGKEMEVVGVVDVSTDAEYFAYQLKYDSVHGKMKADIGHEGEDVLVVNGNKIKCIKAAPLNQLEQLPWKDLGVEYVIESTGLYTEKEKAEGHIKAGAKKVIISAPGKGDLRTFVYGVNHEEYDPANHHVVSNASCTTNCLAPLVHVLIKEGIGIETGLMTTIHSYTATQKTVDGPSKKDWRGGRAAAVNTIPSTTGAAKAVGEVLPVTKGKLTGMSFRVATPDVSVVDLTFRSEKETSIEEIDALMKKASETYMKGVLGYCNEELVSSDFIHDNRSSIYDSLATTQNNLKGEKKFFKIVSWYDNEWGYSNRVIDLLLYMYNKK
- a CDS encoding glycosyltransferase family 2 protein; the protein is MERQVPEYEYKEYFSKRNEYCLLIPTWNEGERIKIELNRLKNKDIPKQIDIFILDAGSTDGSINDNFLKEIGVRAVLTIRMKGQANAYKAGFSKVSNEKYKGIVTVDGNNKNNVEQTMEFVELLEKGYDFVQGSRFMKGGHHENTPILRLLGMKLFSNPLISMSSGFKYTEIMSSFRGYKMDIIDDEKINVFRDIFQTWDLLLYLSNRIPQLGYKVIEIPQIRVYPKKGKTPTKINVIGNIRIIIQLIKIALGIYNYK
- the gatB gene encoding Asp-tRNA(Asn)/Glu-tRNA(Gln) amidotransferase subunit GatB, which produces MEYEAVIGLEVHVQLNTKTKAFCSCPNTFGAPANTLTCPRCQAHPGTLPIVNKEMVHKTIKAGLATNCTIQKKSRFARKHYFYPDLPSYYQITQMDEPICTEGHLDITVLNDDGSSYNKSVRINRIHMEEDAGKLVHDDTGRPLSYVDLNRAGCCLIECVSEPDISTGEEAYQYLTELKKIFKYIDVSDCNMEEGSLRCDANVSIRPKGSTELGVKTEVKNMNSFRNVRLAIDYEIKRQIKALNNGEKILQETRLYDAKENTTKGMRSKEGAADYRYFPDPDIPLLVLQDEEIENAKKELPELPQQKRERLKKDYDLPDQDIVVLTEDAALADYYEAAVKAYPKQPKKISNWIMVEVNAYLNKKLLTIKDFKPKPEHIAEIFKLIDDGVISGKIAKEIFEDMCETGEAPSSIVDKKGIKQVSDTGELETIIRKVLEENPKSVADFKAGKEKSFGFLVGQTMKATKGQGNPKLVNEVLRKILSE
- a CDS encoding GDP-L-fucose synthase family protein produces the protein MNKDDKIYIAGHRGLAGSSIVRKLKENGFNNLVLRTSSEINLCNYNDTLELFETEKPNYVFMCAGTVGGIMANKKYPVEFTQNNILMTINILSLSHKYNVKKLLYLGSSCIYPKECKQPIEEEYLMSGRLEDTNEGYALAKVTGVYLTSYYRREYGVNFISCIPSNLYGINDNYDDNNSHVVSSLIKRFHEAKIKNINEVTVWGDGTPLREFTYTDDFADACIFLMNNYDGERHVHVGSNYEYTISELAKIVAKVVDYKGNIKFDTSYPNGMKRKVLNSNFILSMGWKPKTSFEDGLRLTYKDYIDNLNKNNIRKNNIRNDLI